The genomic segment ATCTGAACTATGATAATGTAGTAAAAGCGAGGAGTCCAGAGCGCCAGGAAGCAGACTACCACCACGAAGATGAGTCTCAGGGACTCTTTcttgctgtctctctctggacCCGGCGGCTCacgagcaatctggtatttagcgATGAGGTACAGTTTCACATTCATCAGCACTTTTGCGATTATTATTGCCTGGAGTGACAATGTGCCGTAAGCCTTTATTTTTGCAGCAACTTCGACAGTAACGAGGTTCTGTACCGTTAATGAGAAATAAGTGTAAAACCAGCAGAAAACACAAACTCCTATAACTACAGTCCTGGTTATATAACGACTGTAAGCATAAGGATAAACTACAGCAAGGAAACGGTCCACCTGTGCAGACATGATGGTCAGAATATTGACAGCCAGCAGCGAAGGCACGATGGAATAGGTGCCGTttctggacggatagccctcctgcacatcaaacagtccgatGTAGTAACCACTTACCCCAGACAGGGTATCGCAGATGCTTGTGTTCAGCATGAAAATGAATCTGTTTTGAGCTCGaagtgactttttaaaaataatacccAACACAACCGAGCCAGCCACGAGAACAGCACTGGTAGCAATTAGTAGATTtgctataaaaatgaaataatctgcAGCTTCATTAAAGTCCACCGCTAACGGCACAGTGAGGTTCAGCGAAATCATCGCTTGGTAAAATGAATATCTGAGGACGCTGCTCTTGAGTTTTAATAGGCGAATTACACACAGGAGATTTCACGTGTTACACGGTATCTGAATGTCTGGGGCTTCCTGTCTCCTGAGAATAATTAACTCTCTATCtgttcacgaggaatgacgcCATCGGAGAATGAGCTGCTTTGCGAATGTATGTGGAGTATTTTAGTGTAATAGGTTTTGGTTTTACCCGTTTGGTTAATATGCAGCCGCCTGGCcacaggacgaggaggctggacTCCCCACTAAGACAGGGGGAAACTGCACAGGTGGAGATGGGGGAGGAGGCGGAAAAAAGCGAGAGGAGAACGGTTGTGATTAGGAGCTATATGAGTCGTTATCCCTCAGTTTGAGTCGAGCAGTTTCGTGTTTGCATTTTGTCTGACAGATGCATACCGATCAATGTCatgagctttgaaaaaaaagtcaaaaggaCTAAATGAACAAAGATCTTAGAAGGCTGAGATCAGTGCAGCTCTGTACAGAGAAGAACATATTTTACACTCCGTGTATTTATAAACGTGAATTGATGACGTAACGAGGACTGTGGAAGCTGCTCTATCATAAACATGAAATGatcaataatataaaataataaatacaagagTAGCTTATCTCTGTACAAACCGAATGgcttcattttgattttaacctgtCCTGTAGAACTACCATGTATGGACTGAAGATGGCGGCAAAAGTCTTTAATACCGAATTCAGTACTGTTTCTCTCACAGCTATATCTGAGCAGGTCAAATGACTGGACTGCAATTGATATCCCCGCAGCCTGATCTGTTCCTCtcgatttttttagtttttgtaaaaaataacgTCTATCTACGAATGCTGTTGTAAGTTTAATTATAGCTGTAGTCGCAAGACTGCAAGCAAACACGTTCGGTTTTCGTGGTTATTTAAGAAATTTCAAAAATCGTCTGTCGGTGCCTCTGAATGAGTTTGGATGCCCCTGGAATGTTACGGTCAACACAAAGGTTTAAAAACATCAACAgaagttatatttttaaaactgtcaaGTAGAGCACTTCACAAATGAGGGGCTACTGCTGAAAAAATATTGGGGTCTTAGTGTACGACGTTGAGTATACCAGAGCCAGCGGAAGGATGAATATGTAACTCTTGAAGGCACAAAGGAGAGCCTAAGTTTGAGACAGTTGTGTTTTCACTGCGGTGCACACATTTCTCATTAACTTGAAAGAAAGGCTTGAGGTCACTGTACAAAATCATGAAAAGGATCCAAAAGGTTTCTCCAGAAATCTTTTCGTTTTATTCAGTTTATGTTTATGGTTTCAGTTTATAGGCTGTTTGCCTATGTTTTGAGAAGATGAGAGACATTTAAAACCATGGACCAGGTGTCTCAGACCCAAAGCCAGAGGGCCTGagtgtctgctggtttttcCTCCAACCTGCGTAatcaatgaaagaaaacaacctCATTATCCTCCTCGTTAGACGTGTGGGATCTTCTTAAGGTCTTTAACAGTTCATTATCGAAAACATTCACTTCATGAAAGGTGCATCTAGTTGTGAAACACGCAGGAGCCTGTTTAGAAATGCTACTGTTAAGCAGTTAATTCAATTATTAGACCAACTATGCAATAGAGCTGAGAAGGCCTAGTTTCTTGCAATAGGTTCTAAGGTAGCGCACTCGTTTAGAATGGAGCTGCCTGCGAACAACTCGGTTCACCTCCAGTTACAGTAGTACGCTGAAACAAATGACTGAAGTGAATAATATCTTCATTGTAGGTATAACCAGCGATCTTCCAATATTACCGTTaataagataaataaaaaatggaccGACTGTGCAACAGACCTGAGAAAGAATTCAAATTAACAAAGAGACCATATCCTATGGGATTTACAGGTATTAGACctctgttatatatatatatcaatcaatgttaaaaaatatttatttgacagATTACATGATAAAGCTTTGGTTTACATGAAGCAGACAGGAAGTTGAAGATTTGGGATTAGGAATGCGAGACGTTGTATACCTGAAGCTCTGCctgcattaataaatgtacaAGATATAACCTGCATCATTTAAAAAGGGAAGGTTTACTGTTCCCAGTGATCATCACGTTAAATCTGCTATTTAGTGTTGATTTGAGACATACCTGTTCCGACAGGGGTTTGATTAATCAGTGCTTTAACTCGGGCACTTCTACTACTAATAATTTAAACACAGCACGTCTCCAATAAAGATCACGAGGCACtttagaagaaaaagaagaaacagttCAATATAGTCGATAATAAAATGAGTCCGTCTTTCTGATGAGaggttaaaccgaggtcctgactctcggtggtcattaaagatccctgggcatttctcaataagagtagggagttatcccggtgtcccgTCCAAATCCCCAc from the Lepisosteus oculatus isolate fLepOcu1 chromosome 22, fLepOcu1.hap2, whole genome shotgun sequence genome contains:
- the LOC138224509 gene encoding G-protein coupled receptor 183-like, producing MISLNLTVPLAVDFNEAADYFIFIANLLIATSAVLVAGSVVLGIIFKKSLRAQNRFIFMLNTSICDTLSGVSGYYIGLFDVQEGYPSRNGTYSIVPSLLAVNILTIMSAQVDRFLAVVYPYAYSRYITRTVVIGVCVFCWFYTYFSLTVQNLVTVEVAAKIKAYGTLSLQAIIIAKVLMNVKLYLIAKYQIAREPPGPERDSKKESLRLIFVVVVCFLALWTPRFYYIIIVQMTGSRYLFTNCATDPFIVMIRFTSTSTPGLYIWGSPALREAVLETVWVRVCPPLRKR